The Ooceraea biroi isolate clonal line C1 chromosome 11, Obir_v5.4, whole genome shotgun sequence genome includes a region encoding these proteins:
- the LOC105275826 gene encoding uncharacterized protein LOC105275826: protein MENFTTWRNPGFRRPNSKTSDTLTRASSLPRIELIKENIVQEWQSNDSKQEPHLIKQYSCEEIRTNKDIVKTIVTVDRVHMDKDSVVKFWEDPILKNYKSSMPTWETQDNIMLPTTSDTETEYMDLSEENLGSTSRLVSTEPRIPKSASSDNSQESTVSKLGKRMGSIFLDEKRASKNSDDQTEKIKESSDEVEELLNQDSEDDTRSLVSRRSTKRKSKFSWNCGLFFVALSLFISTVSIILQQEDNRHSSDFVDAVTELKKRIYGQDRAVEILSEYLLLDEPSLKVIALVGGTGIGKSYTMEIIKENFPRRYYITQFFPPIKDTDATFILYPQLIILENLRESDLVDLMGFLKTLKKDVNDRCMTILTVFNFERMDDKAIRSINLNESLKTLESFFVAGDIEAKVIPYHSLSEDVLEKCIADATRNSELVLSTKQVDLVKQYLFMHNAGCKGAYAKVQVIGRQ from the exons ATGGAAAACTTTACGACCTGGAGGAACCCTGGTTTTCGGCGACCCAATTCAAAGACGTCAGACACACTGACTCGAGCATCCAGCTTACCTCGTATAGAGTTGATCAAGGAGAATATCGTCCAAGAGTGGCAGAGTAACGATAGTAAACAGGAACCTCACTTAATCAAACAGTACAGTTGCGAGGAGATACGGACTAATAAAGACATCGTCAA AACAATAGTAACCGTGGACCGAGTGCACATGGACAAAGATAGCGTGGTGAAATTTTGGGAAGATCCCATACTTAAGAATTACAAGTCATCGATGCCAACATGGGAGACTCAGGATAACATTATGTTACCCACGACTTCGGATACGGAAACAGAATATATGGATCTTTCCGAGGAGAATTTAGGATCCACAAGTAGATTGGTATCTACGGAACCAAGAATACCAAAAAGCGCGTCCAGCGATAATTCTCAAGAATCCACAGTCTCGAAACTTGGAAAAAGAATGGGATCTATTTTTCTGGACGAAAAACGCGCGTCAAAAAACTCAGACGATCAAActgaaaagataaaagaatcgTCGGATGAGGTGGAAGAATTGTTGAACCAAGATTCGGAGGACGATACCCGTTCACTTGTTTCACGACGATCGACGAAACGTAAATCGAAGTTCTCTTGGAACTGCGGACTGTTCTTCGTAGCATTGTCATTATTCATAAGCACGGTCTCGATAATTCTGCAGCAAGAAGATAACAGGCACAGCAGCGACTTTGTGGACGCCGTCACCGAATTGAAAAAACGGATTTATGGCCAGGATCGAGCCGTGGAGATCCTTAGCGAGTACCTATTGCTAGACGAGCCCTCTCTGAAAGTAATAGCTCTCGTTGGTGGCACGGGCATCGGTAAATCGTACACGATGGAAATTATAAAGGAAAACTTCCCCAggagatattatattactcaATTCTTCCCGCCGATTAAAGACACAGATGCTACGTTCATCTTATATCCGCAGCTGATCATCCTGGAAAATCTGCGAGAGTCTGATCTAGTGGATCTCATGGGTTTCCTGAAGACTCTTAAAAAGGACGTGAACGATAGGTGCATGACCATACTGACCGTCTTCAATTTCGAGCGGATGGACGACAAAGCGATACGCAGCATAAATCTAAATGAAAGCCTGAAAACACTGGAAAGCTTCTTTGTCGCCGGAGATATCGAGGCTAAGGTCATTCCCTACCATTCCTTGAGCGAGGACGTTTTAGAGAAATGCATTGCAGACGCGACGAGGAACAGTGAGCTGGTACTTTCCACCAAGCAGGTTGATCTAGTTAAACAATATCTGTTCATGCATAATGCCGGTTGTAAAGGGGCGTACGCCAAGGTTCAGGTGATCGGTAGACAATAA